A region of the Myxococcus guangdongensis genome:
AGACAAGCAGATCGCCGACCGACTCGGCATCAGCCGCTTCACCGTGAATCAATACACGAAGACCCTCTATCGGCACTTCCAAGTGCAATCACGCGCGTCCCTCATCGCGCGGATGCTCGGCCGGGAGACACAAGAGCCGTGGCTGGCGCTCGTCACGGGGCAAACCCAGAAGTACGACTGAGACACCGAGGGAGTTTCAGCCCGAGGGGCCCGGGCAGAAAAGCCTTTGAATCCCGAAAGGGCAGGAATAGAAATATTCACGGCCTCGTCGCGCGAAGCGAGGTCAAGTCGAACCATCAGCAGGGTCTCGTCTGGGTTTGACTTCAGACTTCGCGCAGAACGGGGTTGTAATGTCGAAGTCGCAGATTGCCTGGTGGTGTGCGCAGCTCCTGTGTGTTGGCGTTGGTGTCTCCGCATGCACGGGAAGCCCTCCCGAGGAGAGCCCTCGGGCGTCGCGCGAATCGACCTGGGAGCATTTCCTCTCACAGGTCCATCAGGAACCCGGGAGCGGCGTCTACATCGCCAACGGGGATGAGCCGTTCTCCGATGTGACCCAACTGCGCGCGTTCTATGACGCCCACGTCAACACCGCGAACGTCGGGACGCGACAGGACGGGCTGGCCATCATGGTCCGCAATGGAGCGAGGGCTCGCTGGACCGAGGCGGAAAAGCACCACCTCAGCTACTGCGTGAGCACGGCCTTCGGAACCCGACATGCCACCGTGGTCCAGGCGATGTCGGATGCCGCGAGGGCCTGGGAGGCGGCCGCCGACGTCCGCTTCGTCCACCTGAGCGAATTCGACAGCAACTGCACCGCGAGTCAGCTCTCCGTCGTGTTCGATGTCCGGCCTGTGTCCGGAGGCGCCTATTTCGCACGCGCCTTCTTCCCGGGCGATGCGCGCGCGGTGAGCAACGTCTTGATCGATGAATCCTCCGTCGGAAGGACGAGGTCCCCGAGCCTGACTGGAATCCTCCGTCACGAGCTCGGTCACACCCTGGGGTTCCGCCACGAACACACCCGCCCCGAGGCCGGCACCTGCTTCGAGGACTCCCGATGGGAGGCCCTCACCTCCTACGATGCGGCCTCCGTGATGCATTATCCGACGTGCAACGGCACGGAGGGCTGGTCATTCACGCTGAGCCCGCTCGACATCGCGGGCGCGCGCGCCGCGTATGAGCTCCCGAACAGGATTGGCATCCTGCGGCCCTCCGGCCTCGCCTACATCCAGGAGCAGGGGCGGGGGACGACCTGGACCCTGGTGGCTTCGGACGTTCAGGCCCTCGCATTGGGCAGCGACCGCATCGGAATCATCAAGACCGACGGGAACGTCTATGTGAAGGAGGGAAGCCTCGGCGCCGCCTGGATGTGGCAGACCTCCAATACCCAGGCCCTTTCACTCGCGGGTGACCGCATCGGGGTCCTCCACCACGACGGAATCGTCTACGTGAAGGAGGGGCGTCTCGATGCAAACTGGGCACAGGTCCGTTCGGACGCTCGAGCCATCGCGTTGGCCGGCGACCGCATCGGAGTCCTGGGGAATGATGGGCAGGTC
Encoded here:
- a CDS encoding matrixin family metalloprotease, whose protein sequence is MSKSQIAWWCAQLLCVGVGVSACTGSPPEESPRASRESTWEHFLSQVHQEPGSGVYIANGDEPFSDVTQLRAFYDAHVNTANVGTRQDGLAIMVRNGARARWTEAEKHHLSYCVSTAFGTRHATVVQAMSDAARAWEAAADVRFVHLSEFDSNCTASQLSVVFDVRPVSGGAYFARAFFPGDARAVSNVLIDESSVGRTRSPSLTGILRHELGHTLGFRHEHTRPEAGTCFEDSRWEALTSYDAASVMHYPTCNGTEGWSFTLSPLDIAGARAAYELPNRIGILRPSGLAYIQEQGRGTTWTLVASDVQALALGSDRIGIIKTDGNVYVKEGSLGAAWMWQTSNTQALSLAGDRIGVLHHDGIVYVKEGRLDANWAQVRSDARAIALAGDRIGVLGNDGQVHVKQGGLGADWVWQTSNTQALALTDTRIGVVHNDGNVFVKEGDLGTNWVWQAANTQAISLSGNRIGALYTDGNVHVKEGGLDAAWVWETSITRVLSLSGDRIGALHNNGDVYVKQGGLSTNWTLVTSGATDLVLSTP